In Oreochromis aureus strain Israel breed Guangdong linkage group 9, ZZ_aureus, whole genome shotgun sequence, the genomic window TGGTGGCGTGTAAAAGAGCTGATGTTGTCGCCACGCAAAGTCAAAGGGTTCACTACCTGTCTGACAACTCTGCATCCGATCCGTATCTCTACGCAGTTACAACCCACACGGGTCTCAGCTCTGCAGCCCGTATGAGTGCAAAGGCAAGGCtgtttttggtttctttaaAACTTATCAGCTCCTGTGGTATTTAGCTGTTCTCAAAATATGCTCCTCCTGGATCCTTATAGCCACTGTATTTGtgtatttcattttttgttGTCTTCTTCCCATTTTCCCACTGTTTTCCACATACTATTCCCTGCATACAGAGCAGGTAAAGCAGATAAACTGTAACATTCCTCATTCTGCAGCACCTGATGCCTTTTGACATGCTTTATTAAATTATATGAATATTTTTCAGACACTAATTCAGAACATGTTATGGATTAGTATAAGAGAATTAATCacataaaacaaagtttttaaaagttttgtttCCCAGActaatgtattaaaaaaaaaatctttatataTTTACCAGGTGTACATATCACTGTATGGTGAAGATGGGTTCTCACAGACAAAAGAATTACAAGTCCCAGGATGCACTCTGTTCAGGAGAAACTCTAAAGACACCTTCATACTTAGGTAAAATCCTCAGTGATTTAGAAACAAGattttttcctttgtgtttgtgttcaatATGTAAGAAAAAGGGAGATAAATCAGTGTAATGTTTCATTATCTCATTACCTCGTGCTATAATCTGTGTCTTCGCTCCCCTACAGTGCAGCAGAAAGCCTGGGCCCAGTGTGGGCGGTTCATATCTGGCATGACAACTCTGGACCTTCCCCTGATTGGTACCTTACACAGGTGGAAGTATCTGAGGtgataaaaaaaactataacacaaactgtttgtgaacACACCTTTTGATTGATGAGTGGACTCTTAAGGCGGTTTGACTTGTTATTCAGGTGCTCAGAGGGCACGTGGTGGGATGCTCTTGGCTGTTTGCTGCCCAGTGCTGGCTGGCTGCGAGCAAAGGCGATGGCCGAGTGCAGAGGATGCTGCGTGTTTGCACTCAGAGGATAAACTTTGCTCAGGTACAACACTCATGTTCACATAACAACTATTTTTGGCTTCTCCATTTACACACAAGGCATCGTCACAGTGAGTTAATCTACACTAGACATAAAATTTAATGTAATATTTGCTGCTGTGTCACCCCAGGTCTCCCTCTGTGTAATTGCAGATGCTGCGTCTCAAGCTTTATGACTACTTGGCTGATTTTCATACGTGGGTATCCGTGTACAGCTGCCCCTCTCCCAGCTCCTTCACACATACTCAAAGACTAAGTGtgtgtctgctgctgctcttgGGGTACGCATGTGTTGGTGCAGTAATCGTTGCACAAACAGATGATCAGGTAGGTTGATAAAAAGCCCTCAAATTGAAGATTTGGTGAGCAAGAGCTCTGAAATGCCTTACCTACAGCTCAATGATGCCTCTACTTATTTTGTGTTTGCAGCTGCTGTTTGCGTTGGGTTTTGTCGATGTGTCCGCTGGTGCTGTAACAAATGGGCTTGTAAGCGTGGTGGCTGTGCTGCCCGTAGCAACAGCGGTGTCTTTCCTGTTTCGACTGCGTGTGGTACAGCCGACGGGGTCACGAGTCCAACGTGCAAAAGGCAGAAAGACTGAAAAGGAATATTCTGAAGGTAAATTGGTTTTCTGTGGACCTGTGGACctctttttgcattttgttgtGTCCTTTCTTGAATTGTtcattattcttttattttatcatctcctcACAGACACCCTCTCACTAAGTGACAGCACGTTTGACCGCCGCCTCTCCTGTAGCGGCCTCCAGCAGTGGGATGAATCCTGGATGCAGAAATACCAGGTTACACCTCAGAATAGTTCCTGTATTCCCTTCCTTTCCatttctcctcattttcattctCACAGCTTCTAACATCACTGCCTGAcctttctttttctgctgtagGATGCAGACCTGTCGGTTTCATACAGTAATGCTGATGAAGCACCCCACAAAAAGCAGTCTGAATTCCTTCCTGACAGCAGTACGTTTCATGAAACCCAAAGAACTTGTCTGTCCAGGGCAAAAGATGAAGGTCAGAAAGAGAAAGATCGCCAAGGACGATGTTCACCAGACTCTTCCTCTGAGAGAAGAAGCTATTATGATGACATCGACAAACTGAGAGAAAGACCAACATGTCAGTGGTGTGTCTATTTGGCCTGGACTGTATGTCTGCTGTTGTCCCTCTCCTGCCTGGTGCTCTCTGCAGTGCTGGGAATGAGGTAGTGAAAGTAATGTTCATTGTGAAAATGCGATGTCTGACATTTTATCTGTTACAATATTGTATCACGGGTGTCAGTGTCACGCTGTTGAAGCCTCTCTGTGCGTTTTGATGTGGTAGATTTAACAGTGGCAAGGTTCTGCTTTGGGTGCATTCTCTTTTCATCTCCCTGATGTCTTGCATCTTCATCATTCAGCCAGCTTTGGTAAAATAATATGTGCTTTTTATAATCAGCTACACACCTAAATAATGGCACAAAccttaaataaaaatatcatcttgatgtttttcttttacagatACTTGCAGTGGCCATGGCAGTCTCCTGTTGGCACAGAAAAACATCAGAATTTCATACTTTTTTCAGAACGAGGGAATTCAATATTGAGGCTTTGAAACTTTGGAGCCACAGAGGCATTAATGGAGCTGAAGAGCAGCTTACTGAATCTGCTTTTCCCCACAAACGACGCTCACACCTTAAAAAGGTAATAATCAGACACTCATAGAGTTTaatattgttctgtttttttccttctgcaaTGTGAACTCGGTTATTTATGGTTCACAGCTGCTCGGAGCTCGACGGCGAGCTCGGTACCTGGGTCTTGTACGGCCTCCGACTCTGGCAGAGCTGAGGAAAACTCATaggaggaaaagaagagagGCTCTTATTCATAAAACCCTGAGGTGTGCTTTTGTGAATGCGTGCGCACCCGTCTATATGTGATGTAAGACTTTTAAGTGCTTTTCCTTCTCATGCAGGGATTTGTCTCTCAGTGTCGCCATGCTTTCCCTGATGATGTGTATAACCTATGACAGCTCATTCAGGGACCATTACCAGCTCAACAGAGCTGTCAGAAGACACTTTGTGAGGTAGCACCCGCGCACTCTTGCTGTGTAGCTCACTGACATTCACACTTACTTCTAAAGCAGAGAAAAATCAGATGTTATCTTTTATTAGGAACCATGATAATTCATTTATGTCGATACAAAAGCATGTGGACTGGTGGAACTGGTCACAGACAGCTCTGATAGAGTCACTGTATGAGCACACATCACCCAAAACAGAGGTAAGCTATGACTTTAAGCTCCAAAGGGACTTAAAACTCCAGGTTGGTGAAGAAAACTCTGACCACGTGTTCATGTCTCTTTGATCCTTCAAAATTAAGAttagtcataaagtcaaaccaAAGCGCCACATCTTGACATTCTGATGTCATTCAGCAGCCACATATTGTGATTGGAGAGCCAATCCTGCAGAAGATTGAAATATCTGACACTTCTCCAGCTGAGGTTTGTGACCAAAGATGAACTGATAGAAAGATAGATGGAATGagtatatttcatattttcttacATTAAGGAATGCATGACTTCCTGCACTTATAAGTACTCACAATTAGTTAAGAAAAATGCTGTACTTTACATTTGTTAAACTTGTAATGGCACTGTAAAATCTGGATTTCTAGATTCTGTCTGTGTACTTTAGTTGTGTTTCTTGCCTCACAATTTCCAGGTACCCATTATGACTTCAACAACGCTATGCGGTCGCCTTAGTTGTTACTCAGGACCAAGCGCTACAGTTGGCTTAGGCCacacaaagtgagagatccatgATGGAAACTGTTGATTAACTCACCTTTTTTTGCTTCCAAGTAATGATCACACCAGCAGTTCTGCTCCTCTCCTGCAGGTCTGATTCTGCATCAAAACTGAAGCTTCTGCGTTCAGCTGGCTGGTTGGACGGACGGACGGTGGCCCTGAAGGTTCAATTCACCTTGTACAGCCCCGCACCGAACTTGTTCACCAGTATGACGCTGCTCGCTGAGCAGAGCCCCACCGGtgtcctgctgccctctgtGGAAGTCCATTCAGTCAGAGTACATCACACTCCTACTGCCTGGGACTATGCTGTTATAGTCTGCAAGGTAAAACGCTACACTAACTTTTAGACTGAGTCTGAAAAGATGCTACAGATTAAAGTTTACAACAcatttgaatacatttttttctccttcctccCCTCTCACCagcttctcttcctcttcttgtcTCTCATACAAATCTCATGCCAAGTGTCCAGTATGGGACAGCAAGGGCTGATTGGATACTGGACAACACCTTGCAGCTGGGTGGAAGTAAGTCTGCCCGAGACAAAATAATCATTCCAGCATAAATATTTGTAAGACTTTAGAAACCAGGCACACACACCAGCTCTCAGTCAGACACACACTAATCCAAACAAATCACGACGACCTCACTGGAAGGATAAAGTTACCTGTGGCTGTTTGACTAACAACCCTGACaagcaaaacacacagaaatatcATCTGAAGGTCAAATTATCCATGAAGCACAGTGAACACAGctttctccctctttctgtcttttgcaGGTCGGTGTGCCCACAGCGGCACTTGTGCACTATGTGTGTCACATTTATCACTCCACTGTTATCATGAGCgttgcagagctgctggagagaAACAACGATGTTGACGTTCGCCTCCTGGCTTCCTGGGAACAAGTGAGAGAAATTTACAGCACCTTCTCTgggaaaataaagaataaacccTTTGAGGCGATCATTATGAGTGGCTTGTTTGCACTGTAGTTAGAGTACATTTTAAGAACGCAGAGATCTGTTTGCCTCTACAGTTTCTTCGTACTCTGCGTGGCATTATGCTCTTCCTTCTCACCATCAAGTGTGTGGCTGTGCTGAGGGTGAACAGGACCTTTGCCACCTCTGCTACACTCCTTGCCCGCTTACTCTCAAGTCTTTTATGGCCAATGGTAAACACTTTATAACTCTCCTTAGGAAAGGTCTTCACTCCAAGCACTGTAATAGTACTTGCTGCAAAATAAAGCAGTCGACATTTATTGCACCTACATCGGtgatatttgatatattttgtacTTCATGCAAAGTGTTCTTGCCGAAATGACTAGAAATTGGAGTTTtactaaaacacagagaaatgtgCATCTTCTCCTGTGCTAGATTTCAGGTGTGATCCTGCTGATGGCATCGTCCTGCTTGGGTCATCTCCTGCACATTCAAAGCTCCTGGGCAGTCAGCCCTTTTCACGTCCTCCTGAGGACTCTGCCCTGCATCCTTTACCGGGGACTCGGAGCCACCAGCAATAACAGAGGCCTCCTCCAGTCTGACTGCGATGTATTTACCTGTGGATTTCTGTATCTGTCTGCTGTGGTGTGGACAGCAGTGGTACATGTTTCctatattattacttttttgtttatgttgctggttgctttgttttgttttggggggttttttgtaaaAAGGTTGATTTCTGTGATAGACAACACCTTATCTGAGATCACCTCATTGTTCTGTAAGAATCGTGCCTTTCTTGTAGGTGATTGGTGTGATGTCCTCACTGGTTAGAAGTGCCAGAAGATCTCACAACAGGAGGAATTTGATCACCATTGCAGAATTGGCAAACTACATCAGACTGAGCGTCTCGGAGCTGACTGCTGGGCAACATGAAGAAGCACGAAATGATAACCATACAGAGGGGAGGGTAagtaacagtttaaaaaaagaagaagaagaaatacagaACAGTTAGCTTGCTTTATGTAGTTAGATATAGCATGAATTTAAAAACACTCAGACTGTGGTCAGTAACTCTTGTTTTTTCCCAGAAATGTGCCACTTGACTAAATTATTTTGATTCCTTCCAATATAGAAATagacttttcccttttttcaggCCTATTATCTCAAGGAATGCGAAAGTTTAGTGGACGAATTGTTGTTCAGACTCAACGCCCTCTCTGACAGCCTGCACCTCAAAGCCCATCGTTACAGGGAGGACAGTCCTGTCATCTCCCCCACACCAGAGCCCTCCAACATGGACTCACAGGTGAATCAGTCTATATATGTGCCATACAAATAAACTTTGATTGTTTAAAGTCACACAATGTGTTTTTTAAGGAGTAAAACCAACATTGTTGAAACTCTTCTATTAGGGCTCAGCAAGATCACAGATAATTGTGAATGGCACACATTCAGATGACCaatgtttgttaaatctggGAGGAACCCCAACTGTGTCTCAAATGTTCAGGTAAGAGAAATGGACAAGGCTCCACCCAGTTTGTAGGTATTATTTTTAAGCAGGTACTAAAGGTGAATAATGTAATCATGTGACTAACTATAACACTTCTAGGTCCCAGGCTAACAAGGACATCCTGCAGCAGAGGGGTCAGACTGGATGTAACCCCTCCTCCAACTTTGTTGTGGCATCTGATGATAGTTTAAAGAGTAAAAACTGCCCAGAGTCAGCAGGCAAAAGTCAGACCGCCTATACAGGTTCACCACAAGATGTTGTGGTGAATGTTCTGGTCCATGAAGAGCCTGGGAGAGCAGTCCCAGATAAACACTAGAGTCCTCATGGAGATAGCAAATCATGAATTCATTGTTCACTCTTATATTTGTTCCATTGTAAAGGCGTGTGGAATAGTACAGCATGATATATGCACAGCAAACCTTCTACTTCTTTTCTTCTTGGTATCGAGGTTGTGGGTAAAAGCCATGATTAAAATGTTTGAAGCAACAAATCTGctgttattaatattttttgtttaatttatcCACAAAAAGGTACATTAACGTTATTTTTACCCCAAAATGTAGTAGCataacttttttaaaacttgttagcACAAAAGTTTGGAacccatccacccatccatccatccatccatctatttggAGACAGTGGCAGTGACAAAGCTTTTTACTACACAGACTCTGGAAGTTTTTCACTCTGAGCCTGAGATCTGCGAACTCAGTGGTCTCTTTCTACAAAGAGttaaaaactcatctttttagacttgtgtttggttaacttctcttttttctcttttttatgtttgtgatGTCTGTCTTGAAATGTGCTGTACGAATAAAAGTTTTGCTTTCTTACAAAAATACAGGAGGTTAAGCTGGAAGTGGCAGAACTTAACATGGtcagattttcattgggagtgaccagaatAGACATGACTAGAAATGAGTGCATCAGAGGGACAGatcaggttgagcagtttggacAGCTTGGACATGCGTGGAGGAGGAATAGAGGACAAAGGATTCTGAAGATAGAGGTGACAGGCAGgaggaaagaggaagaccaAAGAGTAGTGCTGTTCAATACTCCAGATTTTGGTATCGATCAATACCAAGTAAACACAGGGCCAGTACTGCCTATGTCAATACCAATACAGATACTCTTAACATATAAAAGCAGTGTATGCAGGAAAGAGCAGTGTGTCACAATTTATGTGATAAATGAATAAGAATTTGCAAATTCTTAACATATTTTAACAGCAAAAtcccaaacaacaaaacacaccttttagcatttcatgtattttgaaactgtGGTTTTTGGAGACCTGAAATGGGTTGTTTAAATTTGTGTACAGACTGAATAAAATAGACAAGACAAGCAACACAAAAAGGTTCGgacatttttcatagtgcatGTTTAAGGTATACTTGttcatttcaaaaaaaaaaaaaaaaacacccaacaATGACAATTCATTGGGTTGCATACTGAACTcagaggatagaaacaaagtatcaatGCTGTTGACTTAATATCACTCCAGTATAAATGCCAGATTTCAGCAGTGTTGATATTTGGTATGGGCATTTGGAACATTTATGGAAGTAGGGAAGGAAgccatgcagagggttggtgtgacaagGGAGGGTGAGGTGTATAGAGGTAGATGGTCTGCTGTGGCATCCCCTAAAGGGAACTgtcgaaagaaaaagaaatggggTTGGAACAGTAAGCTATGAAAATGACCCTTATGGGTTTCTGTTGTCTTCAACAGAGGAAGCTGTAAACATTTAAAGACAGATCACCAGGCCTTCTCCTCCCTCCTGTTTAATGAATAATTTCCTCCCTAAATCCTCTAAACATCAGGCTAAAAATAGTCCTGTGCAGTGACTATTAATTATTTGTGTACCATATATATTAAAGGTACTGTTAACActcatttaaaacataaaaaacacttttaaaacggtgaaactaaacaaacaaacgcTTTGAAAAACTTTGCCGTGAGCCagaaaacagtaaataaaagcATCCAATAGTATGTGTCAACGTTTCAGCCTAAGGAATTGAGTGGCGACGTGTGATTGGAGGACAGTCGATGATGGCGTCCAATCACGACGTGGCAAGTCAGACAAGTTCCAGTgcaggggaggaggagggggtcgTGTACTGTGTGCTTTCTGAAGGGCTAGTTTGTAGGAAAGGTGTGCTAAAGATTGGTGGAGCCACACATCAGTATTGATCCGGGCGGCTGGTCTGTGCAGCCCGCAGTGTTTTTGATGACATTCATCAGCCTTTTTTATTAGCTAAGTTAATTAGCCGGCTACTCGGGAGCGAGCAGCAACAGGACGTAAGGGTTGGCGCGGGGCCGTATTATCTGTGGACACAATGAAGAAGCTTGCTCTGCTGCTAATTGTGCTGCTTGGCGTTGCACATTTCGCGACTATCAGCAGATGTGAAGAGGGTGAGTGTGGGCATTTGTACAACCCTGCAGCTGAACTATTTATTGAAGTAGGAAGGTCGGTTTATTGTGTTAAAATTAACGAGCTAATTAGTGTAGTTGTGTTGGCTTGCCAGCTAACAGGACCGCTAATGTCAACACACTTGAATAAATGCACTTTAGGGTCTTCACTGAATGCACGCAAGAAATGAATCCAGGCTGTGGTGGATCTGACACGGACTGAAATCAGTGTGTTCTCTGTTTGCCTTCTTATTTGGTGTTTAGATGTTGCAGAAAGCAAAGAGGAGACTGATGAAGAGGACAGTGacgatgaagaggatgatgaagaCGACGATACAGAGGTGAAAGAAGAGAACGGGGTGCTGGTGCTCACCGACAACAACTTCGACACCTTCATAGAGGGCAAAGACACGGTCTTGGTGGAGTTTTACGCTCCATGGTAAGTTGGATGTGCCTAACTACTCAAATCCTTATGAGTCTGAGTGAGTTGGAGAAACAGAAGAAGCTCTGATTGTTTTCAAACTGTAACCAGTAAGCCATGCAAACTTAACAGCGTGCCTCTTCCTATCTACATCCTGTTGCATTATCTGTGTCCCTTTGTTTTTGGTATACTTTAGGTGTGGTCACTGCAAGCAGTTTGCCCCAGAATATGAAAAAATTGCCCAGACGCTCAAAGAGAATGACCCTCCTATACCTGTGGCCAAAGTGGATGCGACAGCGGCCAGTGGTCTGGGGAGCAGATTCGATGTGTCTGGGTATCCCACCATCAAGATCCTTAAAAACGGGGAGCCTGTGGACTATGACGGAGAGCGGACAGAGAAGGGTAAGAGTGGTTCGTCCAGTCTGAGCATCATTTTGTTAAACAAATGAAGCACCGGCATGGCTAATTTTGTCCATTTCCTGCAGCCATTGTGGAGCGTGTTAAAGAGGTGGCTCAACCGGATTGGAAGCCCCCTCCTGAAGCCACACTGGTGCTGACCAAGGACAACTTTGATGACACTGTAAATAACGCAGACATCATCCTGGTGGAGTTCTACGCCCCATGGTGAGTCGGTTATGAAGTACTGGTTAGATGCCATAAACTGTAGATGGTCTCTGAGGGGGGGAAAGTAATAAACTAATTATCACCTCCAGGTGTGGACACTGTAAGCGTCTGGCTCCAGAATACGAGAAGGCGGCCAAGGAACTGAGCCAGCGCATGCCTCCCATCCCTCTGGCCAAGGTGGACGCCACAGTGGAAAGCGAGCTCGCCTCACGCTTTGGGGTCACTGGCTATCCCACTCTGAAGATCTTCAGGAAGGGCAAGGTGTTTGACTACAATGGACCCAGAGAAAAATATGGTAGGTCACCAAATGTGTCATATGTATACTGCGGTTTGGCACAGCATGTACATTTGGCTTCTTTTAATCCTCTAACAAAGCTGATCCATGTCTTCCACCTTCTCGTAGGCATTGTTGACTACATGAGTGAGCAGGCTGGGCCTCCCTCCAAGCAGGTACAGGCAGCAAAACAGATCCAGGAGCTCATCAAAGATGGTGATGATGCTGTCATAGTTGGAGTGTTTTCCAGCGAGCAGGACACAGCCTATGACATCTACATTGAGGCTTGTAAGTAATTCCATAAAAATAGCGTACagttcttttggtttttttcccctcacctcAGGGTTTTGATATCACTCATCTTCAGTTCTCTGGAGTTCTTTGGGATTTGCATATGTATTAACTGTATTCACTGCTGTTTGGCTTGCAGGTAACTCGCTAAGGGAGGACTTCACTTTCCGTCACTCCTTCAGTGCCGAAGTGGCCAAACTACTCAAAGTTTCTCCCGGTCACGTCGTCATTGTCCAGCCTGAAAAATTCCGCTCCAAGCACGAGCCATCGTCTCACACATTCGCAGTCAAGGTGGAGTCTTTTACTTCCAACAGATTGTTGTGACTGATTTG contains:
- the pdia4 gene encoding protein disulfide-isomerase A4; translation: MKKLALLLIVLLGVAHFATISRCEEDVAESKEETDEEDSDDEEDDEDDDTEVKEENGVLVLTDNNFDTFIEGKDTVLVEFYAPWCGHCKQFAPEYEKIAQTLKENDPPIPVAKVDATAASGLGSRFDVSGYPTIKILKNGEPVDYDGERTEKAIVERVKEVAQPDWKPPPEATLVLTKDNFDDTVNNADIILVEFYAPWCGHCKRLAPEYEKAAKELSQRMPPIPLAKVDATVESELASRFGVTGYPTLKIFRKGKVFDYNGPREKYGIVDYMSEQAGPPSKQVQAAKQIQELIKDGDDAVIVGVFSSEQDTAYDIYIEACNSLREDFTFRHSFSAEVAKLLKVSPGHVVIVQPEKFRSKHEPSSHTFAVKDSTAVSDVQEFFKKHVIPLVGHRKPSNDAKRYTKRPLVVVYYGVDFSFDYRKATQFWRGKVLDVAKDFPEYTFAVADEEDYAEELKGLGLSESGEEVNVGILADGGKKYAMEPEEFDSEVLRDFVMAFKKGKLKPIIKSQPVPKNNKGPVKVVVGKTFDDIVMDTQKDVLIEFYAPWCGHCKKLEPDYLALGKKYKGEKNLVIAKMDTTANDVPNDSYKVEGFPTIYFSPSNKKQSPIKFEGGDRTVEGLSKFLEEHATKLSQKRDEL